Part of the Syngnathus typhle isolate RoL2023-S1 ecotype Sweden linkage group LG17, RoL_Styp_1.0, whole genome shotgun sequence genome is shown below.
TAACACTTTTTCTTTAATTAAGACACTctcaaagaattatttcaacaGGGTTAATAAGTGTTGatcaagaaataaaaaagaaataatacttGGAACTTGACAGGCTTCTGGAAAACAGACGGGCCCCCAGAGGATTTGTACTCAGCCCGAAAACTGTTCTGAGACACAACACTGTGACCTAAGGAAGGGATCTGAAAATGGACCAATTATCATTTCCCCCTCTTCATGAACAAATTTCAGACCAATTAAGGTGAACCCAAAGTCGGTTGTACTCACCGAAAGAAATGCATGGACAATGTCTGCCTTGATAGAGCTGAGGGGTTTGTCTCGAATCAAAACAAAGATTTGCTCCTCTTTCTCCAGGCTGATGAAATTGCCAAACCAGGACCTCTTGGCCAGTCTGTTAACGAGAGTTACACATTAGAGCAACAGCAGGATCTTCATGACGATGGCTTTAAATACTGAATTCGTTAGAGGCGGCGACTAATTAGCCCCTCTTATGTTTCTGTTCTTACTCTGGACTGGACTCTGGAGTTAaactggacatgtcctctgatGTTGGGACTACAGAATGAAAAAGCAGAGATGGATAAAAGGAAGTGAATTGGAAAGTCCTAATTCAAGTTACAGAAGACATTTTGGACACCAAACAAATTTTCTTCCTCATCattacatttgatttttaaCACAATGATCGAGTCAGAAGAGAAGATGACAGTTCTCCTCGTCTCACCTTGGAGTTTACGCCGGTGGAAGCGCGGCGAGCCCAGCAGGTTGTTTTTGAACGAGTTGAGCCTTGCTCTCCAGTGGGCGGAGCTAGAGGAGGCTAGGCCGCCGCTGCTACCTGGACTGGAGGGCGGCGTCAGTGACAGAGAAGCCCCTCCGGAGCCATCCCCTCTGGGagaagaagacgaggaggaggaggagggaggggttgTGGAGGAAGGGTGTTGGATTTGGTGCACGGGCGTGCCCAACGGGGTGGGGAGAGGGGAGCCTTGCGGCGTGACCTGCGACACAGGAGGAGTGGCGGCAGAGGAGTTAGAGGAGGAGTGGGCATTCTTGGACTTGAACACAGACGgagagggaaagttgaaaaagcGAGGGATGGGAGAGAGAAGCGGAGAAGGGGATGGGGATGGAGTGCGTGGGGTCTGGAGCGGGAGGGACTTCATGGAGTTGAGATGGGGACGCTCAGTGGGGCCTTTGGACGGGAGGGTCTGAGTTTTGGGGTCGGGCGCCGGGCGGATAGGCCGAGGGGTGGTTGCGCTCGCTGCTTTGGGATCTTTAGAGGAGGAAGCCGGggttacttccggttggctGAAAGTGAACACCGGGCTCTGACAGGATGTGGAGacatgagaaagagagagagagagagaaagagatggTCATGAAATGATACATGGAAGCCGTTCTTCCAACAAGCAAGATGTTGGATGATTTCATGATGTCACAAAGACtataacaaaaaaatgacagtggCTGAGAATGTGAAGAGCTTTTCAGAAAGCCATAGACAACACTGGATCCATTTTCTACCCCCGTAAAGTACATCTGAGTAGAATAAAGACAGCTTCTTACCCTGGGACTGCTGAGAGGACTAGAAGAGAGACCCGTGGATGCTCCACTCACTGAGCGAGACCTTTTGGAAAGAGCAGAAAGCGACACATGAGATCCTTTCTCCTTCTCAAGCTTATCTATATCCACCTTTGACTGTGCGCATTAGTGTCCAGATTCCTGCGGGGTGGGGTGGGAGAGCCCTGTTCGGTCACACTGAGAACTTCCAGACTCTTCCTCTCTGGTCTACAACGGCCGTGGCGGGTCAGCATCGGCGAGTCTACGCGCTTCCTAGGTGGGTCTTTGACAAGTTGCAGTGCAAAATGAAAATCCTTTTCTTGCTATGTATTTCATATTTCAGATGTGTCTCACCGGCGTCATTTCTCGGGGGCAGGTCTTCATCCTCGTAGCTGGGGTAGCGCTCTTTTCTGTCCAACAGGAGGTAGTAAATCATCTTTTCCTGGTTCTCTCTGCACACCAGACAAATTGTTCTATCAATCATAGCAGATCAATTGAATTGGAAGAAAGTCGGATGGCTTTGATCGACTTACTCCTCACTCGTAAGGTCCCGTGTGAGTTTGACCCGATCCCGGAAGCAGCCTAGAGAGTACATGCTTTCCAGAACATCAGGGTCCAGGTCGGTCAACGATAGCACCCTTGTCACACACACGCGACGAGGAGGGGGCTGCTCAGGGCACGGCTCGTTGCGACCGCTCCTGAGAAGGGAAGGAAAGACAATATTATTTTAAAgacatattaataataatattcattATATTATCTTATATACTATTATATTATCGCACagtatacattttaaaatggaaaaCCAGTCAAGAATAAAATGATGGGATTAAGCTGTCGCTTCCATGGTGTAAGTAATCATTAGAAAAAAACCACAGCGGATGATGCAGTGCAATTCCGCACCACAGCCACAATTCTACATGTAAACAATACACTTGGCTAATTATCATTGCTAAAGCCAATTATTGCATCTATTACATTGTGAAGATGCTCCTAATGTCCCGTGAGTGGAGCCTATCATTAATTAAACCTAATGGGGGGGGCAGGGAATAAAAGGCAAACAGGTACAATTATATCAAAAAAGGAATATACTTACTGGTACCAAGCGTGGATCTGTATTGCTTCTAGCTGTAAGGTACAAATACAAAACCCATGGATCAACTAAGCAAATGACACAAAAAGCAATATTGCTGTGGGAAAAGTAAACAATAATTCATCTTCATCCATGCTCCTTCTCAGGTTCGTCATCAACATAAGGTAAATTCTCATTTTACAATCCGTT
Proteins encoded:
- the LOC133170984 gene encoding serine/threonine-protein kinase BRSK2-like isoform X1, which translates into the protein MASLQVGDSLLETSCGSPHYACPEVIRGEKYDGRRADVWSCGVILFALLVGALPFDHDNLRQLLEKVKSGVFHMPHFIPPDCQALLKGMIEVNPDKRLTLEAIQIHAWYQSGRNEPCPEQPPPRRVCVTRVLSLTDLDPDVLESMYSLGCFRDRVKLTRDLTSEEENQEKMIYYLLLDRKERYPSYEDEDLPPRNDADPPRKRVDSPMLTRHGRCRPERKSLEVLSVTEQGSPTPPRRNLDTNAHSQRSRSVSGASTGLSSSPLSSPRSPVFTFSQPEVTPASSSKDPKAASATTPRPIRPAPDPKTQTLPSKGPTERPHLNSMKSLPLQTPRTPSPSPSPLLSPIPRFFNFPSPSVFKSKNAHSSSNSSAATPPVSQVTPQGSPLPTPLGTPVHQIQHPSSTTPPSSSSSSSSPRGDGSGGASLSLTPPSSPGSSGGLASSSSAHWRARLNSFKNNLLGSPRFHRRKLQVPTSEDMSSLTPESSPELAKRSWFGNFISLEKEEQIFVLIRDKPLSSIKADIVHAFLSIPSLGHSVVSQNSFRAEYKSSGGPSVFQKPVKFQVDIGFSEGDRELERERAEREGRKALGIYSVTFTLITGPSRRFKRVVETIQAQLLSTHDQPSVQALAGV